In Sphingobacterium zeae, one genomic interval encodes:
- a CDS encoding thymidylate synthase — protein sequence MKQYLDLLRHVYTHGVVKTDRTGTGTKSVFGYQMRFNLQEGFPLVTTKKLHLRSIIHELIWFLKGETNIQYLKENGVSIWDEWADEQGNLGPVYGSQWRSWPTPDGRHIDQIAQVINQLKSSPDSRRIIVSAWNVAEIEHMALPPCHAFFQFYVAPAQPEKGILKPQLSCQLYQRSADIFLGVPFNIASYALLTMMVAQVCDMEAAEFIHTLGDAHIYSNHFEQTELQLSRQPKALPQMRINPEVKDIFDFKFEDFELLNYESHPHIKAPVAV from the coding sequence ATGAAACAATATTTAGATTTACTCAGACATGTATATACACATGGTGTTGTTAAGACAGATCGTACCGGCACAGGCACCAAAAGTGTCTTTGGATATCAAATGCGTTTCAACCTTCAGGAAGGTTTTCCTTTGGTAACAACAAAGAAATTACACCTGCGATCCATTATACATGAGTTAATCTGGTTCTTAAAAGGCGAAACCAATATTCAATATCTCAAAGAAAATGGCGTAAGCATTTGGGACGAATGGGCTGACGAACAAGGAAATTTGGGCCCTGTGTACGGATCGCAATGGCGTTCTTGGCCGACACCTGACGGCCGTCATATTGATCAAATTGCACAAGTAATTAATCAGCTTAAAAGTTCGCCGGATTCCCGCCGTATTATTGTATCGGCATGGAATGTTGCTGAAATAGAACATATGGCATTACCGCCTTGTCATGCTTTTTTCCAATTTTATGTCGCTCCAGCGCAACCTGAAAAAGGAATTTTAAAGCCACAATTGTCCTGTCAACTCTATCAGCGTAGTGCGGATATATTTTTGGGCGTACCTTTTAACATTGCATCTTACGCACTTCTAACCATGATGGTTGCCCAAGTGTGTGATATGGAAGCGGCGGAATTTATTCATACCCTAGGGGATGCGCATATCTATAGTAATCACTTTGAACAAACGGAACTTCAGTTGAGCAGACAGCCTAAAGCCCTACCACAGATGAGAATTAACCCCGAAGTAAAAGATATTTTTGATTTTAAGTTTGAAGATTTTGAATTATTGAACTACGAATCACATCCGCATATTAAAGCTCCGGTTGCTGTTTAA
- a CDS encoding dihydrofolate reductase encodes MSNPTITLIVAASENNSIGINNKMPWHLPNDFKYFKKNTIEHSVLMGRKTFESIGKALPERRNIVITRNADFQGEDIDVANSIQEALLYCRDEREIFIIGGANIYQQALPLASKVLLTRVHTTIKGDAFFPTLPSEEWELVSSDSHQADEKHAFAYTFEVYTRK; translated from the coding sequence ATGAGCAACCCAACGATCACATTAATTGTCGCTGCATCGGAAAACAATTCCATCGGAATCAACAACAAGATGCCTTGGCATTTACCAAACGACTTTAAATATTTCAAGAAAAATACTATTGAACATTCTGTACTGATGGGCAGAAAGACATTTGAGTCCATCGGTAAAGCATTACCGGAAAGGAGGAATATTGTCATCACACGCAACGCAGATTTTCAAGGCGAAGATATTGATGTCGCTAACAGTATTCAGGAAGCTCTTTTATATTGTCGCGACGAGCGAGAGATATTTATTATTGGTGGTGCAAACATCTATCAGCAAGCACTTCCCCTCGCCAGCAAAGTACTTTTAACACGGGTGCATACCACCATCAAAGGAGATGCTTTCTTTCCTACGTTACCATCCGAAGAATGGGAATTAGTTTCCTCAGATTCGCATCAGGCGGATGAAAAACATGCGTTTGCTTATACCTTTGAAGTTTATACAAGAAAATAG
- the mtaB gene encoding tRNA (N(6)-L-threonylcarbamoyladenosine(37)-C(2))-methylthiotransferase MtaB: MENKKVAFYTLGCKLNYSETSSIGRLFKEAGYDTTAFNSRADVYVINTCSVTDNADKKCRKVVKEALKHSPNAYITIVGCYAQLKPKEIAEIPGVDMVLGAAEKFNIIEHINDLTKQEKTIVYNGPIDETNQFVSAYSIGDRTRTFLKVQDGCDYSCTFCTIPLARGGSRSGKIEEIVRQAEEIAASGVKEIVLTGVNIGDFGIRDGKREDRFLDLVKALDEVEGIDRIRISSIEPNLLSNDIIEFVAKSKRFVPHFHMPLQSGSNKILSLMRRRYKRELYTERVTYIKSLMPNCCIGVDVIVGFPGETREDFIDTYNFLNDMDISYLHVFTYSERENTIAAQMDGAVPGVQRSDRSKMLHILSEKKRRAFYESQLGEIGAVLFEADEKDGYMHGFSKNYVKVRTLYDPLLVNEVVPVKFMEVTDSCEVEVEEIPETLVH; this comes from the coding sequence ATGGAGAATAAAAAAGTAGCTTTTTATACACTTGGATGTAAACTGAATTATTCGGAGACATCATCCATTGGTCGTTTATTTAAAGAAGCGGGCTATGATACCACAGCGTTCAATAGCCGTGCGGACGTTTATGTAATCAATACATGTTCGGTAACGGATAATGCTGACAAGAAGTGTAGAAAAGTGGTTAAGGAAGCTTTAAAGCACTCTCCCAATGCTTATATTACGATTGTTGGTTGTTATGCGCAGCTAAAACCAAAAGAAATCGCCGAGATTCCTGGTGTAGATATGGTTTTGGGTGCTGCTGAAAAGTTTAATATTATTGAGCATATCAATGATTTGACCAAACAGGAAAAGACAATTGTTTATAATGGTCCGATCGATGAGACCAATCAATTTGTATCTGCTTATTCAATTGGTGATCGTACGCGTACTTTCCTAAAAGTACAGGACGGATGTGATTACTCGTGCACATTTTGTACGATCCCTCTAGCGCGCGGCGGAAGTCGCTCCGGTAAGATTGAAGAAATTGTACGACAAGCCGAAGAAATTGCGGCCTCAGGTGTTAAGGAAATTGTGCTAACGGGCGTTAATATTGGTGATTTTGGTATTCGTGATGGTAAGCGTGAAGACCGATTCTTGGATTTGGTAAAGGCTTTGGATGAAGTTGAAGGTATCGACAGGATTCGGATTTCTTCGATAGAACCCAATCTGCTTTCCAATGATATTATTGAGTTTGTGGCAAAATCAAAACGTTTTGTTCCACATTTTCATATGCCTTTACAGTCAGGAAGCAATAAAATTCTGAGTTTAATGCGCAGAAGGTACAAAAGAGAGCTTTACACAGAGCGTGTGACATATATCAAATCTTTAATGCCTAATTGTTGCATCGGTGTTGACGTGATTGTTGGATTTCCAGGAGAAACACGCGAAGATTTTATCGATACCTACAATTTCCTGAATGATATGGACATCTCTTATCTGCATGTCTTTACCTATTCTGAAAGAGAAAATACGATTGCCGCGCAAATGGATGGTGCAGTACCGGGAGTGCAACGTAGCGATCGCAGCAAAATGCTGCATATCCTTTCTGAGAAGAAGCGTCGTGCTTTCTATGAATCGCAATTAGGAGAAATCGGAGCCGTATTGTTTGAGGCTGATGAGAAAGACGGTTACATGCATGGGTTCTCTAAAAATTATGTTAAAGTGCGGACTTTATACGATCCCTTATTGGTAAATGAGGTCGTGCCGGTTAAATTTATGGAAGTAACGGATTCCTGTGAAGTCGAGGTGGAAGAAATTCCAGAGACATTGGTACATTAG